A portion of the Desulfurobacterium atlanticum genome contains these proteins:
- the serA gene encoding phosphoglycerate dehydrogenase, translated as MFKVLVTEHIAEPGIEILRNQPDVELTYDPELFRDFEKILQIIPEYDAIITRSGTPVNKELLSKAEKLKVIGRAGVGVDNIDLDEASRRGILVVNAPTGNTLAATEHTMGMMIAAARQIPQAHNSLKIERRWDRKKFMGVELAGKTLGIIGFGRIGSRVGIRAKAFDMKVIAYDPYIKKEKAEKLGVELLDSLDELLERADVITVHTPLTDETRNMITRKEIEKMKDGVILLNIARGGIINEQDLYEALKSGKVRAAAVDVFVKEPANDNILLDAPNIIVTPHIGANTFESQTNVAVIIANQVLAALRGEEVEFAVNAPFEETTAKVMKPWMELAEKLGLFAVQVACARSKEIVIEYIGDLGEDVKAFTAAFLKGFLSKIVDIPVNYINAPFLAKERGLRIVEVRKEEGTNFKRLMRVACEIDGKRFSVAGTVMEGKFPKIVEINNFLFDLVPSGRLLIIKNIDVPGVIGKMGSILGKHNVNIAGFQLGRVGRGKEAKAIILVDDEVPAAAMEEISKLPEIMEVQKVDLG; from the coding sequence ATGTTTAAAGTGCTTGTTACAGAACACATAGCAGAGCCGGGTATAGAGATTTTAAGGAATCAGCCTGATGTTGAGTTAACTTATGACCCGGAACTTTTCAGGGATTTTGAGAAGATTCTTCAGATTATTCCAGAGTATGATGCGATTATTACAAGGAGCGGGACGCCGGTTAATAAAGAGCTATTATCAAAAGCTGAAAAATTAAAAGTTATTGGAAGAGCCGGGGTTGGTGTTGATAACATTGACCTTGATGAAGCTTCAAGAAGAGGAATACTTGTTGTTAATGCACCTACGGGAAACACTCTTGCTGCAACAGAACACACGATGGGTATGATGATAGCTGCTGCTCGCCAAATTCCGCAAGCGCATAATTCGTTGAAAATTGAAAGAAGGTGGGATAGAAAGAAATTTATGGGCGTTGAGCTTGCAGGAAAGACACTTGGTATTATCGGTTTCGGACGTATAGGATCAAGGGTTGGTATAAGAGCAAAAGCCTTTGATATGAAAGTTATCGCTTATGACCCGTATATAAAGAAAGAGAAAGCTGAAAAACTTGGTGTGGAGCTTCTTGATTCTCTTGATGAGCTTCTTGAAAGGGCTGATGTTATAACGGTTCATACTCCTTTGACAGATGAAACAAGGAATATGATTACCAGAAAAGAGATAGAAAAGATGAAGGATGGTGTTATCCTTCTTAACATAGCAAGAGGTGGGATTATAAATGAGCAGGATCTTTATGAAGCTCTTAAAAGCGGAAAAGTGAGAGCGGCGGCAGTTGATGTGTTTGTAAAAGAGCCGGCCAATGATAATATTCTTCTTGATGCTCCAAATATTATTGTTACTCCCCACATAGGTGCTAACACATTTGAATCTCAAACGAACGTTGCTGTTATTATTGCCAATCAGGTGCTTGCTGCTTTAAGAGGAGAAGAGGTTGAATTTGCAGTTAATGCACCGTTTGAGGAAACAACGGCTAAAGTGATGAAGCCGTGGATGGAGCTTGCTGAAAAGTTAGGGCTTTTTGCCGTTCAGGTTGCCTGTGCCCGTTCAAAAGAGATAGTAATTGAGTATATAGGTGATCTTGGAGAGGATGTTAAAGCATTTACAGCTGCGTTTTTAAAAGGGTTTTTAAGTAAGATTGTTGATATTCCTGTTAACTATATCAATGCCCCTTTTCTTGCAAAAGAGAGAGGTCTTCGTATAGTTGAAGTGAGAAAAGAGGAAGGGACAAACTTTAAAAGACTTATGAGAGTTGCCTGTGAAATAGATGGTAAAAGGTTTTCTGTAGCTGGAACGGTTATGGAAGGTAAGTTTCCGAAAATCGTTGAAATCAATAACTTCCTTTTTGACCTTGTCCCTTCCGGAAGGCTTTTAATAATTAAAAATATTGATGTTCCTGGTGTTATAGGAAAAATGGGTTCAATTCTCGGAAAGCATAATGTTAATATTGCTGGATTTCAGCTTGGAAGAGTTGGAAGAGGTAAGGAAGCCAAAGCTATAATTCTTGTTGATGATGAAGTTCCAGCAGCTGCTATGGAGGAGATTTCAAAGCTTCCTGAAATTATGGAAGTGCAGAAAGTTGATTTAGGTTAA